GGGGCACAGCCAACGGACAAGCACCCACACAAACAGAACCCACAAACACCGAACCAACCGAAGAAGTATGGGGCACAGCCAACGGACAAGCACCCACACAAACAGAACCCACAAACACCGAACCAACCGAAGAAGTATGGGGCACAGCCAACGGACAAGCACCCACACAAACAGAACCCACAAACACCGAACCAACCGAAGAAGTATGGGGCACAGCCAACGGACAAGTTCCTGCAACAGACATATCAAGTAATAAACCAGGCCAACTCACTGCAGTTAAAACTACCAAAATTAAAAAATACGACCTAAAAAATATTTTTTTAGAATTAAAAACACTAATATTTCCTAAAACAATAAAATTGAATCACCTTAAATGACCCTGCAATTCCCTTAACATCCACAACCTTATTTGATGCTTTTGTTTGTTGGGGAATTAGAACTACCAAAAAAAACATAAATACACGTTTTTTTAACTATTCTTTTTTACATATTATCTAAATTTCACGGTCTTTTTTCTCAATAAAGATTCTAAACATTTTTTTAAATCAATTGAAACTAGTATACTAAAGACCATTAAACTTATTTTATTAGAAATATTATTGATCAAAAGTTATGTTTTAATACTGTTTGATATAATATCTAATCGAAAGAATTATAATATAAATTCGGAGGAATTCTATATATTCAAAAAGGATTACAAAATTCCACCAGAAGACACAGAACGTTTAAAAAACCTGTCGAGATCACTTGAATCTTATAGGGGTAATTTAAAATTTGTGGACTACAAAAATGCTGAAGAAGCTTGTGAAAAACTCGCTTCCAAGATATTAGCTGTATACTCACCCAAAGAACTAGAATCATTTTATTTTATGGCAATTCCCCGAGGTGGCCTAATAGTTTTGGGGATGTTATCATATTTGCTTAACCTGAAACAATCACAGTTTGAAACTTCAGATCAACCAGACCAGCCAGTGATGATTGTTGATGATATTGCTTTAACAGGAAAACGAATATCTAAAATTTTATCTAACACCCAATCTTCACACGTCGTAATAGCTAACTTGTATTCCCATCCAGATCTTCGTAAGTCGATATTAGAAAAGGAACCCCGTGTAAAATATTGTTTCTCTGCGCATGACTTGAAAGACCAAGCAAGAGGTAATTATCCCGACACAAACGATTACTATTCTTGGAGAAAAAAAATGAATAAACGGATGGGTGGACGTTATTGGATTGGGCAAGTTGACTTGGTAGGTTTTGCCTGGAGTGAACCTGATTACCCTTTTTGGAATCCTGTAACTGATAAATTAGAGGATGGTTGGAGGTCCCTGCCTCCTCATAAATGTTTAAAGAATAGATCTATTTTTGGAATATTACCAGATGAATCTGCCACAAAAGATTTACAACTTTCGTCCGCAGTAATCATGGGATGTTTCCATGATGAAATTTGGCTCTTCCAAAAAGACACCCAACAAATTTACTCCTTAACTGGCGTTGCAGCTGAAATATGGCGAGTTTTAGTTTCATATGGTAACATTGAATCATCAATACCATATTTAATGGACAAATATGATGTTGAAGAATCTATTTTACGCCTTGACTTGGAGAGCTACGTTGATGATCTATTGGAAATAAAAATATTCAAGAAAAGGGATAGCTGATGAGTGGTATCTGTGGTGTTGTGAATTTTAAGGGTCGACAAATTAATAAGGATACTCTGAAGAAAATGGTAGACTTTATAGACTACAGGGGTCCTGATGGAATCAACTATTTAGTGGAGGATAATGTTGGACTGGTTAACCTAGCATTTAACACTACTCCAGAATCACTCTTAGAAAAACAACCATTATTGAGAGGGGACTTAATTCTGACCGCAGATGCGAGGGTGGATAATCGAGAGCAACTGATAAACATTTTAAGAGATAAAGGTTATTTAAGAGGGATAAAACATACCGATGCAGATCTAATTCTCGCAGCGTATGAATGCTGGGAAGAAAACTGTCCAAAACACATAATAGGAGACTTTGCCTTCGCAGTATGGGATAAATCAAAAGAAAAACTCTTCATAGCTCGTGACACAACAGGTTTACGCCAACTTTTCTATTCTTTTAATGATAATACCCTTTTTTTTGCCAGTGCAATGCAACCAATTGCCCATGCACTTCCTAAAATGCCATCACTGAATATACAACTTATGCAGGACTTTCTTCACAGATCTTTCAACTTGTGGACGTGCCAAACCATATTCAAAGGAGTTTCAAGATTACCCCCTGCCCATTCTATCACAGCTGAGAATGGTTCTTTTAAGAAACAACTTTATTATATTTTCGGCCAACAACCAAAACCTGATTTTTCAAATGATGAAGAATGGATAGATGCTTTCCATAACCTTCTAGACGAAATTTTAATAAACCAACTACGCAGCATAACACCCGTAGGGATATGGGTTAGTGGTGGTCTGGACTCTTCCGCATTAGCCTGTCAAACATATCATTTGAGGAAAAAGAATTCAGATTTGTCTGAAATCAAACTCATATCCGGAGTTTTTGATGATATACCTTCTGCAAATGAAAAACATTATTTTGACAGTGTTGCAGATTATTGTGAAGGAACACCGGTTAGATATGTGATCTCTGATGATAAATGGGCATTCTGTGAGTTAGGGCAAGATGATGATTTTCCTCTAGACGAACCTGATATTTGGGAGTTGCGCGGGTATACTCGTGGAATTATGAAAGCAACCCGAGAAGAAGGATGTTCAGTGTACCTTACAGGGTTGGGGTGTGATGATCTAGTTGGACAAGCTTTTTACCACATCCCAGTTGCCTTACGTGACGTTAAATTAAAAGATTGGACTCAGGAAATCTCTTGGTTCAAGAAAAAAGGAGGGTTTAAATTAGCTAATTTACTTTTAAAAGCTTATTTATTCCCTATTATTCCCAATAATCTCGTATTAAAATTTTGGAGGCTTTTAAACCATGATAATTTAGACTGGTTAAATAAGAATTATAAAGCTTCAGATAGGAATTCGTGCAAACTTAAAGAAAATTTTTATAAACCTCCAGGCTTAGATAGTTATGGGCTTAAATCATATCAGATGTTAAGAAATCCCTGGTTTACTTCATCTTTTGATATTTTTGGCATTATGGCATTTCACAATGGAATAGAACTAAGACAACCATATTTGGATCGGAGAATGATAGAATTTCTAATTAAAGTCCCCAATCACTTACGTTCTTTTAATGGAGTTACTAGAGTTCTTTTAAGGGAAAGTATGATGGACAAAATGCCCGAAAATGTTCGCACAAGAAGTGATAAAGGTTTAGTAACAGAACTCTATTATAATGGATTCCATAAAGAAAAAAAAGAATAAAAAGTCTCCTCCAAAATTCAGAACTGGAAAAGCTTGGTTTAGTGAATTCAACAAAATTAAAACACGAATTTGAATTACTGTGGGAAAAAAACTATTACAATTCGAAATATATGGCCTGGTATATCACTCTTGAAACATGGTTAAAAAAAAATAATGAATTTATAATATAAATATAAATATAAGCCCAGATTATATGCATATTCACGAACATTATTGTTAATTAAATACAATTGGGAGAATAATTAATATGACAGATAATGAGAATAACAAAAGAAAATCATATGAAACTCCAAAAATCAAAGTCCATGGAAACATCAAAAAACTAACTAAAGGTAGTGATGGTGATGAAGCTGATGGAACTGCAGGTGGAACTTTATATACTTACCAAGGTTAAAATGCGTTATGTAATTTACAATAAAATTTTTCTTAAGAGATAATATTAATTATTTCATTTTTAAAATTTAATATTTTAGCTCCCACTTATGAAAGTGAAAAAATATTCTCTTTTCGGCCTGACTATTGCTACTGACTTTAATTTTGTAAGTAAATTAAGTAGGGGCTACTTTAAACCAGACATATATTTCAAAGTAGTTCAAAAACCTCCAATTGATTTTTCTTTGACCAACGAAGTTTTTTATGATTCTTTTTCTACAAATAGGTCTTTAAAAGGAAAATTTTGTTTTTACAAACTGAAAAAATGGGATTTACTTCGATTTAATGGTTATTCTGATTATTACATTAACGATAAACAAATTATCTGCCATATTCATCAGGAAGAATATAATCTAATTGAAATTCAATTTTTAGGAATTGTTTTGTCTTACTGGCTTGAAAGGAAGGGGATACCCACCATTCATGCCTCCGGAGTTAATGTTGATAACAATGCGGTAGCATTTCTCTCATCTAACAAAGGAGGTAAAACTTCAATCGCTGCTTCTCTAATGCAAAAAGGTTTTCATTTAATTACTGATGATATTTTGCCCTTAGATTTAGTTGACGAAAATATCTTATGTAGACCAGGTTACCCCACTATGCGAATGTGGCCAGATGAAGCAGAATACTTTTTGGGGCATTCTGATGATCTTCCAGTCGTACATCCTGAAATCTCAAAGAAAAGAGTTTTTGTAGGTTTAAATGACTTTGGAAGATTTGATAACTATAAATCAGAACTTAAATGCATTTATATCCCCAAAAGGATATCTAAAAAAAATGAAATTGAAATAAAGCCAGTTACTCCTGTTAAAGCAGTTTTAGAGCTAGTCAAACATTCATTTAGCCCTTATTTAGTAGAAACAATGGGCTGGCAACCAAGACGTCTTGAGAAATTTGCCACTATCATCAAGAAAGTGCCAGTTAAACAACTAATATATCCAAGTGGTTATAGATATCTGCCTAAATTATGTGAAGCTATTTTAAATGACATAAAACAATCTCAAAAATAATTTTTCTGTTTTTTTAGATGATATTATTTATTATAGGACACTGATTATTACATTCGTTGTTCACATCCAACAATTTTGCACTCAGAAAAGAAACCTTTATAAGGATGAATCACACAACTAATGAGTATTATATATATAAATGTGACATATGGCACATCAAAATATAGCTCATGTGACCATCTTCACAAAGTCTTTGGTGGAATGTTATGAGAGTATCAAAATATTATAAAAAATTGGATAAAAAATTATTATTTATTGCTTTTTCTTTAGTTTTAGCTATCATTTTATCTGGAGCAGTGTCTGCAGCAGCAGATATTCAAGTTAACCAGAGTGTTAACAATACCAATCCAAATTATAATGAAACTGTCAAATTGACAACTACTGTAACCAATAATGGACCTGATACTGCTACAGGAGTTCAAATAACCACCAAATTGCCAGATAACTTAACATATATTTCAGATGACTCTAACGGAGCATATAACCCAACCACAGGAATTTGGAACATCGGTACTATCAACTACGGCGATTCACCCAAATCACTTAATATAATTACTAGAGTCAACGGTACTGGAACCATCAAAAATTTAGCTTCAAAAACAGTACAGACCAATGCAGACCCTAAACTTGATAACGATGCCCAAGAAGTTGTTTTATCTGTACCCGAAGCAGCAGATATAGCTATTGATAATTATTTATGGTATCCTGATTCTAATTATTATTATAGTAACACACCAGTATTTGTAGTAGACGTGCGAAACAGAGGCGCATCCGGATTAAGCGATGCAACTAATATTGTTGTGACCTATACAATTGGAAGTGGCTATGAATTCATAGCTTTCAACACTAGAGGCGTAGGAACAGCCACCTATGACGAAAACACCAGAACAATAACCTGGAACATACCACTCATACCCAAAGGTGTCAATTCAGGTGGACCAGCTTGGATGAACGTATACCTAAGAGTAATCACCACAGGAAACCAAACACCTGAATTAACCAATACAGCAAAACTCGTTTCTTTAGACCAGTATGATTACAACAATGCAAACAACGAAAAAGGCATTGCCATTACTGTTCCCAAAGCACATGACATAGAAGTAAAACAAACCTTTACGACTTCCACTAATATGAATGGTGACAAACTTGTGACTTATTACATAACAGCAACCAACAATGGACCAGACGACGCACAAGGAGTCATTATAAAAGATTTATTACCATCCGGCCTCCAATGGTTATCAGATGATGGAGGAATATATTA
The sequence above is a segment of the Methanobacterium formicicum DSM 3637 genome. Coding sequences within it:
- a CDS encoding PqqD family protein; translated protein: MAIPRGGLIVLGMLSYLLNLKQSQFETSDQPDQPVMIVDDIALTGKRISKILSNTQSSHVVIANLYSHPDLRKSILEKEPRVKYCFSAHDLKDQARGNYPDTNDYYSWRKKMNKRMGGRYWIGQVDLVGFAWSEPDYPFWNPVTDKLEDGWRSLPPHKCLKNRSIFGILPDESATKDLQLSSAVIMGCFHDEIWLFQKDTQQIYSLTGVAAEIWRVLVSYGNIESSIPYLMDKYDVEESILRLDLESYVDDLLEIKIFKKRDS
- a CDS encoding asparagine synthase-related protein: MSGICGVVNFKGRQINKDTLKKMVDFIDYRGPDGINYLVEDNVGLVNLAFNTTPESLLEKQPLLRGDLILTADARVDNREQLINILRDKGYLRGIKHTDADLILAAYECWEENCPKHIIGDFAFAVWDKSKEKLFIARDTTGLRQLFYSFNDNTLFFASAMQPIAHALPKMPSLNIQLMQDFLHRSFNLWTCQTIFKGVSRLPPAHSITAENGSFKKQLYYIFGQQPKPDFSNDEEWIDAFHNLLDEILINQLRSITPVGIWVSGGLDSSALACQTYHLRKKNSDLSEIKLISGVFDDIPSANEKHYFDSVADYCEGTPVRYVISDDKWAFCELGQDDDFPLDEPDIWELRGYTRGIMKATREEGCSVYLTGLGCDDLVGQAFYHIPVALRDVKLKDWTQEISWFKKKGGFKLANLLLKAYLFPIIPNNLVLKFWRLLNHDNLDWLNKNYKASDRNSCKLKENFYKPPGLDSYGLKSYQMLRNPWFTSSFDIFGIMAFHNGIELRQPYLDRRMIEFLIKVPNHLRSFNGVTRVLLRESMMDKMPENVRTRSDKGLVTELYYNGFHKEKKE